In Lewinellaceae bacterium, a single window of DNA contains:
- a CDS encoding GAF domain-containing protein — protein MLAIRLFLLLLLLPFCGKAQKYFTTHFRLAEGLPSEEVRATIRGKYGFLWVATDGGLLRFDGRSFINYKRVLDSHYIKALLRAPDSTLLMANDVGVFSIEEKPDTAYLRCLLPAQAIETDTALFYPNGLYASRAGALWISQPNGAVACWREGRLRFYRFGASHEDGGSGSGFHFAENSVGDLYAAASTGQFYWFDPEGDEFVRIPLGRPMEAIHCLLARSDTLWMGGSGLYRALMKKNRLEGEKYFSTGEHAINSLAEAGRHGRFFVGTRQSGLYRAQFAGGRLVFHKVFGSNDPHRINQLPYKNIHQVYLDEGQNIWLSTSQGLGLLQSRFFETVFGLANNNTFALLPLDKGEVLVSFGDVYEINREGTDFFGRLLPQIGNGFVTGLARRGDKIWISTADAEMFSFSNGRLRREADFQERGAGIFYLYADRAGGVWFCQAPRESPIVGVARLQPDGTVRYYEEGEGLDNRILVVKESARGRIYAAGIGPETYLYRYQPENDAFINLSLPLPFSYSQAFEVHDMAIDQRGIVWLGTTDGLLRYDLERIQRIGLGELTNTEIRSLAAMEGGGLWLATDTEGLLYYKDGAFTVFDEESGLPSRITAYRCLSLSASGRIWVGTAEGTVHSRDHFPQPEATAAPVLQSMLANGQRIYPMDALEASNNSDIYLRWATPAFPGYNIHCEYRLLGSPDSAWASLGTQTELALQGIRFGDYRLELRARRGGGYEWSAPLSIPVAIRRPWHRRWWAVLLFIGLGSFSLYYLIQFNVGRLIRRIRVLERDLAAREKEIERQEGLLRQQSRAMAAQAEGLQAAEEELSQQQAEMASAASNMSLLHQLISQIPRNSSWKVVVEALAGSLEHPLGIDAFELGWNHDDEIRFRGYVKRYRAFTHRSEEFSDKTSLPVWALMNKKAVIIRDYRVEQGQYIEPQDDYQYHSALLLPFEVVGKQPLVLCAYGIRKNAFDERDRQMLQILVDYLSIAIVDRLE, from the coding sequence ATGCTTGCTATCCGCCTTTTCCTGTTGCTTTTGCTGCTGCCGTTCTGCGGTAAAGCACAGAAGTACTTCACCACGCACTTCCGGCTGGCTGAGGGCCTGCCTTCCGAGGAGGTGCGTGCCACGATACGCGGCAAATACGGGTTTTTGTGGGTGGCAACTGATGGCGGCCTGCTGCGTTTCGACGGCAGGTCCTTTATCAACTACAAGCGGGTACTGGACAGCCACTACATCAAGGCGCTCTTGCGGGCGCCGGACAGCACCCTGCTGATGGCCAACGACGTGGGCGTGTTTTCGATTGAGGAAAAGCCGGATACGGCCTACCTGCGCTGCCTCCTTCCGGCCCAGGCAATAGAAACGGACACGGCCTTGTTTTATCCCAATGGATTGTACGCCAGCCGTGCCGGAGCATTGTGGATAAGCCAGCCCAACGGCGCCGTAGCCTGTTGGCGGGAGGGCCGCCTCCGGTTCTACCGCTTTGGCGCCTCTCATGAGGATGGAGGCTCAGGCTCAGGCTTTCATTTTGCGGAAAACTCAGTTGGCGATCTCTACGCGGCAGCTTCCACCGGCCAGTTCTACTGGTTTGACCCGGAGGGGGATGAGTTTGTCCGGATTCCTTTGGGCCGGCCTATGGAAGCGATTCATTGCCTGCTTGCCCGCAGCGACACCTTGTGGATGGGAGGCAGCGGCCTTTACCGGGCGCTGATGAAAAAAAACAGGCTGGAGGGCGAAAAGTATTTTTCCACCGGAGAGCATGCCATCAACAGCCTGGCGGAGGCGGGGCGGCACGGGCGCTTTTTTGTGGGCACCCGCCAAAGCGGCCTTTATCGCGCCCAGTTTGCCGGCGGCCGGCTGGTTTTTCACAAAGTATTTGGCTCCAACGACCCGCACCGCATCAATCAATTGCCCTATAAAAACATTCACCAGGTTTACCTCGACGAAGGCCAGAATATTTGGCTGAGCACCAGCCAGGGCCTGGGCCTGCTGCAGTCCCGCTTTTTCGAAACCGTTTTTGGCCTGGCCAACAACAATACCTTTGCGCTCCTGCCCCTCGACAAGGGCGAGGTGTTGGTCTCCTTCGGCGATGTTTATGAGATCAACCGGGAAGGCACGGATTTCTTTGGCCGGCTGTTGCCGCAGATCGGCAATGGCTTTGTAACCGGGCTGGCGCGCCGTGGCGATAAGATTTGGATAAGTACCGCCGATGCGGAAATGTTTTCCTTCAGCAACGGGCGGTTGCGCCGGGAGGCGGATTTTCAGGAACGAGGCGCCGGCATTTTTTACCTCTACGCCGATAGAGCCGGCGGTGTTTGGTTTTGCCAGGCGCCCAGGGAATCCCCTATCGTCGGGGTTGCCAGGCTGCAACCCGACGGCACGGTGCGCTATTATGAAGAAGGGGAGGGGCTGGACAACCGCATTCTGGTGGTTAAGGAAAGCGCGCGCGGGCGCATCTATGCCGCCGGAATCGGCCCGGAAACCTACTTGTACCGCTATCAGCCGGAGAACGATGCCTTTATCAACCTCAGCCTGCCCCTGCCGTTCAGCTACAGCCAGGCTTTTGAAGTACACGACATGGCCATTGACCAGCGCGGCATCGTATGGCTGGGCACGACCGACGGGCTGCTGCGGTATGACCTGGAACGGATACAGCGGATCGGGCTGGGCGAATTGACCAATACGGAGATACGCTCCCTGGCGGCAATGGAGGGCGGCGGCCTCTGGCTGGCCACCGATACGGAAGGGCTGCTCTACTACAAAGATGGAGCGTTTACGGTGTTCGACGAGGAAAGCGGGTTGCCCTCCAGGATCACCGCTTACCGTTGCCTCAGCCTGAGCGCCTCCGGCCGGATTTGGGTGGGCACTGCCGAGGGGACCGTTCACTCCAGGGACCATTTCCCTCAGCCGGAAGCGACAGCCGCCCCTGTTCTGCAAAGCATGCTGGCCAATGGGCAGCGGATTTACCCGATGGATGCCCTGGAGGCCTCCAACAATTCGGATATTTACCTGCGCTGGGCTACGCCGGCCTTTCCGGGCTACAACATCCATTGCGAGTACCGCCTGCTGGGCAGCCCGGACAGCGCCTGGGCAAGCCTGGGAACCCAAACCGAGCTGGCGCTTCAGGGTATCCGCTTTGGCGATTACCGGCTGGAATTGAGGGCGCGCCGGGGCGGTGGGTACGAATGGAGCGCGCCTCTGTCCATACCGGTTGCCATACGCCGCCCATGGCACCGGCGGTGGTGGGCTGTCCTGCTGTTCATCGGCCTTGGCAGCTTTTCGCTGTATTACCTCATCCAATTCAATGTCGGCCGCCTCATCCGCAGAATTCGCGTGCTGGAGCGCGACCTGGCCGCCCGGGAAAAGGAGATAGAACGCCAGGAAGGCCTGCTCCGCCAACAATCCAGAGCGATGGCGGCTCAGGCGGAAGGTCTGCAGGCTGCCGAAGAAGAGTTGTCGCAACAGCAGGCGGAGATGGCCAGCGCAGCCTCCAATATGTCTTTGCTACATCAACTTATCAGCCAAATACCCCGCAACAGCAGTTGGAAAGTGGTGGTCGAAGCGCTGGCCGGCTCCCTGGAACATCCCCTGGGCATCGATGCTTTCGAACTGGGATGGAACCACGATGATGAAATCCGGTTCCGAGGATACGTCAAACGCTACCGGGCCTTCACTCACCGCAGCGAAGAATTTAGCGATAAAACCAGCCTCCCGGTATGGGCGCTGATGAACAAAAAAGCGGTGATCATCCGGGATTATCGCGTCGAACAGGGGCAGTACATCGAGCCTCAGGACGACTATCAGTACCACTCCGCTCTGCTGCTGCCTTTTGAGGTGGTGGGCAAACAACCGCTGGTGCTCTGTGCTTACGGCATTCGAAAAAATGCCTTCGATGAGCGCGACCGGCAGATGCTTCAGATATTGGTGGATTATTTGTCAATTGCTATTGTGGATAGGTTGGAGTAG
- a CDS encoding ATP-dependent DNA ligase has protein sequence MKQFATLYTQLDQTTKTNAKVDALARYFEQADGQDRIWTVAILSHRRPKRTVNSTLLRTWAAEMAAVPLWLFEESYHVVGDLSEAIALTLPLPENDNPYSLTHWIEYIKALDKLEEEEKKQRITAAWNSMDYTERLVFNKLIMGGFRIGVSQKLMVRALSQYTGIDENTLAHRIMGNWDPAESSFESLILTKDPLEDISKPYPFYLAYALEEAPEDLGNPAEWQAERKWDGIRGQLIVRKDELFVWSRGEELVTDKFPEYHPLAELLPNGTVIDGEILPFKDGQPLTFNDLQTRIGRKNVTKSILKKAPVAMMAYDLLEWQGEDIRHFPLRERRKLLEQMMETHDTRGVLLLSETVAFNQWEDLAAERENSREHQSEGLMLKRKDSLYKAGRKKGDWWKWKVDPLVIDAVMIYAQRGHGRRANLFTDFTFAVWDGDALVPFAKAYSGLTDKEFREITAWVRRNTRERFGPVHSVEPTFVFEIAFEGIRASSRHKSGVALRFPRISRWRKDKPIREANTLEDLKAMLREEG, from the coding sequence ATGAAACAATTCGCAACCCTATACACCCAACTCGACCAAACCACCAAGACCAACGCCAAGGTGGATGCCCTCGCCCGCTATTTTGAGCAGGCCGACGGCCAGGACCGAATATGGACGGTAGCCATCCTGTCGCACCGCCGGCCCAAGCGAACCGTCAACTCTACCCTGCTGAGAACCTGGGCAGCCGAAATGGCCGCTGTGCCGCTTTGGCTTTTCGAAGAGTCTTACCACGTAGTGGGCGACCTGAGCGAGGCCATCGCCCTTACCCTTCCCCTTCCGGAGAACGACAACCCCTATTCACTCACCCATTGGATCGAATACATCAAGGCGCTGGACAAACTGGAGGAGGAAGAAAAAAAACAGCGGATCACCGCCGCCTGGAATAGCATGGACTACACTGAGCGCCTGGTTTTCAACAAGCTGATCATGGGCGGTTTTCGGATCGGTGTCTCCCAGAAACTCATGGTGCGGGCACTGTCGCAGTATACCGGCATCGACGAAAACACCCTGGCCCACCGAATCATGGGCAACTGGGATCCCGCCGAAAGTTCCTTCGAAAGCCTCATTCTGACGAAAGACCCGCTGGAGGACATCTCCAAGCCCTACCCGTTCTACCTGGCCTACGCCCTGGAAGAGGCGCCGGAAGACCTGGGCAACCCGGCAGAATGGCAGGCCGAACGCAAATGGGACGGCATCCGGGGGCAACTCATCGTCCGGAAGGATGAACTCTTCGTCTGGTCGCGGGGAGAAGAGCTGGTGACCGACAAATTTCCGGAATACCACCCACTTGCCGAACTGCTCCCCAACGGCACCGTCATCGACGGCGAAATCCTCCCCTTTAAAGACGGCCAGCCGCTTACCTTCAATGACCTGCAAACCCGCATCGGCCGGAAGAACGTCACCAAAAGCATCCTGAAAAAGGCGCCGGTGGCGATGATGGCCTACGACCTGCTGGAGTGGCAGGGGGAAGATATCCGCCACTTTCCGCTTAGGGAACGGCGGAAGTTGCTCGAACAGATGATGGAAACGCACGACACCCGGGGCGTGCTGCTGCTCTCCGAAACGGTAGCTTTCAACCAATGGGAAGACCTGGCAGCCGAACGGGAAAACTCCCGGGAGCACCAAAGCGAAGGGCTGATGCTCAAACGGAAAGATTCCTTGTATAAAGCCGGCCGCAAAAAAGGAGACTGGTGGAAGTGGAAAGTCGACCCCCTGGTCATCGACGCCGTCATGATCTACGCTCAGCGGGGCCACGGGCGGCGCGCCAACCTGTTTACCGACTTCACCTTCGCCGTCTGGGACGGCGACGCCCTGGTGCCGTTCGCCAAAGCCTACTCGGGGCTGACCGATAAGGAATTCCGAGAAATTACCGCCTGGGTTCGCCGCAATACCCGGGAGCGCTTCGGCCCGGTGCACAGCGTGGAACCTACCTTTGTTTTCGAGATCGCTTTCGAAGGCATCCGCGCTTCCAGCCGCCACAAATCCGGCGTGGCCCTGCGCTTCCCCCGCATCAGCCGCTGGCGGAAAGACAAGCCCATCCGGGAAGCCAATACGCTGGAGGATTTGAAGGCCATGCTGAGGGAGGAGGGGTGA
- a CDS encoding PAS domain-containing protein: MGKNTTGGLSQELKSQFEQERRLRESILSTVPDYIHVFNLRSRSFSYYNRGPLFFGHDLINADDPLELVISQVHPEDMETEGHSYLKRIAKNTSDEVPEQEYRIRRSDGSWAWALTRARPFRFGPDGELEEVIAVTQDITEKKEQEIAFQRSRQMLSMAFEGAKLGIWEWDLENRLINYSNRFVEQLGYAPTRFSNQYAVFEKLLHPADIPRVIEEFREQTSRSDNFELDYRILAKCGKYHWIYDRGLAVQRNEKGKVAKAIGISIDITQRKEAEIALKESEAIQKAILKALPDLKFRISTDGIFLDYFASPGENDKLFAPPEKFLGKPVQEVLPEYLYKAVMKNLRLAVKHGVVRSFEYPLILGGEIHYFEARISAVNEEEAIAVIRDISALKLTQQELQRKVRELDQNNQQLQKYVDSNLQLENFAYTASHDLREPVRTINSFSQLLQKKYHGQLDQDADIFLNFITSSASNMNTLIEDLMEYSRIDTSEHQAEDIPMEQLLQVVTNALREQINEKKASIEVHSPLPTIRGNWTRVSQLFQNLISNAIKFVREGAAPIVEISALEDDGKWTFSVRDNGIGIAPEYQQDIFQLFRRLHSKRYYPGSGIGLSLCKRVVEQHGGKIWVESQPAQGSTFYFTIPK, from the coding sequence ATGGGCAAAAATACAACAGGCGGTTTAAGCCAGGAGCTAAAAAGCCAATTTGAACAGGAAAGGCGCTTGCGGGAAAGCATTCTTTCCACCGTGCCCGACTATATCCACGTTTTCAACCTCAGGAGCCGCAGTTTTTCCTATTACAACCGCGGGCCCCTCTTTTTTGGCCACGATCTGATCAACGCCGACGACCCGCTGGAACTCGTCATCAGCCAGGTTCACCCCGAGGACATGGAAACGGAGGGCCATTCCTATCTCAAGCGCATTGCCAAAAACACCTCCGATGAAGTCCCGGAACAGGAATACCGCATTCGCCGCAGCGACGGGAGCTGGGCCTGGGCCCTTACCCGCGCCCGCCCGTTCCGCTTCGGCCCCGACGGCGAACTGGAGGAAGTAATAGCCGTCACCCAGGACATTACCGAAAAAAAAGAACAGGAAATTGCATTTCAGCGCAGCCGCCAAATGCTCAGCATGGCATTTGAAGGAGCTAAACTTGGCATTTGGGAATGGGATCTTGAAAACAGGCTGATTAACTACAGCAACCGCTTTGTGGAGCAACTGGGCTACGCCCCCACCCGCTTCAGCAATCAATACGCAGTGTTTGAGAAACTGCTCCATCCAGCCGATATTCCCCGCGTGATCGAAGAGTTCCGGGAACAAACCAGCCGGAGTGACAATTTTGAACTGGATTACCGAATCCTGGCCAAGTGCGGCAAGTACCACTGGATTTACGACCGCGGCCTGGCCGTGCAACGCAATGAGAAGGGCAAAGTTGCCAAGGCCATTGGCATCTCCATAGACATCACCCAACGGAAAGAGGCCGAGATTGCCCTCAAGGAAAGCGAAGCCATTCAAAAAGCCATACTCAAAGCCTTGCCGGACCTCAAATTCCGCATCAGCACTGATGGCATATTCCTGGATTATTTTGCCTCGCCGGGAGAAAATGACAAGTTGTTTGCCCCACCCGAAAAATTCCTGGGCAAGCCGGTTCAGGAAGTGCTGCCGGAATACTTGTATAAAGCCGTCATGAAGAACCTTCGCCTGGCTGTCAAGCACGGCGTCGTCCGATCCTTCGAATATCCGTTGATCCTCGGCGGGGAAATCCATTATTTTGAGGCTCGCATCAGCGCAGTCAACGAAGAAGAAGCCATTGCCGTGATCCGGGATATTTCGGCGCTTAAACTCACCCAGCAGGAATTGCAACGCAAAGTCCGCGAGCTCGATCAAAACAACCAACAACTCCAGAAGTACGTGGACTCCAACCTGCAGTTGGAAAATTTTGCGTACACTGCCTCTCATGACCTGCGCGAACCTGTGCGTACGATCAACAGCTTCTCCCAGTTGTTGCAAAAAAAATACCACGGCCAGTTGGATCAGGACGCCGACATCTTCCTCAATTTCATTACCTCCAGCGCCTCCAATATGAATACGCTGATTGAAGATCTTATGGAATACTCCCGCATTGACACCAGCGAACACCAGGCCGAAGACATACCCATGGAGCAACTCCTTCAGGTGGTCACCAATGCCCTCAGGGAACAGATCAACGAGAAAAAGGCTTCTATTGAGGTTCATTCGCCTCTGCCCACCATCCGGGGCAACTGGACCAGGGTCAGCCAGCTCTTCCAGAATCTCATTTCCAACGCCATCAAGTTCGTGCGGGAAGGAGCAGCCCCAATTGTAGAAATCTCAGCCCTCGAAGACGACGGCAAATGGACCTTCTCCGTAAGAGATAACGGCATTGGCATCGCCCCGGAATACCAGCAAGACATCTTCCAGCTCTTCCGCCGCCTGCACAGCAAAAGATACTACCCCGGCTCCGGCATCGGCCTGTCGCTCTGCAAGCGGGTGGTAGAACAACACGGCGGCAAAATATGGGTGGAATCGCAGCCCGCCCAGGGATCCACTTTTTATTTCACCATTCCCAAATGA
- a CDS encoding T9SS type A sorting domain-containing protein, producing MKMKYFFSPLLLLLLFQIQSSGQLPDSTFGVPTSFDGYPRPGTTGCDFEEREDRCQAALHLEDGRILLAGYTSGEDGTDFALVRLLPDGKYDEAAGPQGQIRLDLGYATDSCLAASLYQQEWVLMGGGVKPPGQVGYALLLTKVDIGGVPDSAFGNEGHIIIDLPTRDEMITHIRPLADGNILIGGNALYEGYSFYAPDSTDIFIGRLLPDGQVDSTFGTDGFIYQRFDRYCKSSILGDMEIDGNGRILVTGGSFSPYPGDYGIDCPNHIVVCSYLPDGQPDPSFGENGLLELSNTKGRASALLIEEDGKIVVTGLTGHSLSWRPSYTYLSRLLPDGQFDPSFAVDGQFIEFIIMYTDGTEAVDILRIGDNYYLGILDSPEGFHIAFGLLSITDSGVRDTSFGNNGVYHSAAWLPFYGEIEQISTIDSQSIYLAGTYHTLTHNNMMISKVKLTDIISATNAPQETEIAVFPNPCTTGKIYFDAAGSLVGENITILLSDMQGRMAYQRRLLPVAGVNEVDISSVSNGIYRLELVGRHFRQVRKLIVQH from the coding sequence ATGAAAATGAAATACTTTTTCTCTCCCCTATTATTGCTACTCCTATTCCAGATTCAATCATCTGGCCAACTACCAGATTCCACCTTTGGAGTCCCGACATCATTTGATGGCTACCCTCGACCCGGCACAACTGGCTGTGACTTTGAGGAAAGGGAAGACCGTTGCCAGGCTGCCCTGCACCTGGAAGACGGAAGAATTCTGCTGGCGGGCTACACTTCCGGCGAAGACGGAACGGATTTTGCGCTTGTCCGCCTTCTGCCGGATGGAAAATATGACGAGGCCGCCGGGCCGCAGGGGCAAATCCGGTTGGATCTCGGCTATGCCACAGACAGTTGCCTGGCAGCCAGCCTGTATCAGCAGGAATGGGTGCTTATGGGAGGCGGCGTGAAGCCCCCCGGGCAAGTGGGTTATGCGTTATTGCTAACAAAAGTGGATATCGGTGGGGTACCAGATTCAGCTTTCGGCAATGAGGGCCATATTATAATCGACTTACCCACCCGGGACGAGATGATCACGCACATCCGCCCCTTAGCGGACGGGAACATACTCATAGGCGGAAATGCCCTTTATGAGGGCTATTCTTTTTACGCCCCGGATTCTACCGATATTTTTATTGGACGCTTATTGCCCGATGGCCAGGTAGACAGCACCTTTGGCACAGATGGCTTTATCTATCAACGCTTTGACCGGTATTGTAAATCCTCTATTCTAGGCGACATGGAAATCGACGGCAATGGCCGTATTTTAGTCACCGGAGGTTCCTTCAGCCCTTATCCAGGTGATTATGGAATAGACTGCCCCAATCATATTGTTGTTTGCAGCTATTTACCCGATGGCCAACCCGACCCTTCCTTTGGGGAAAATGGGCTGCTGGAATTATCAAATACGAAGGGGCGTGCTTCTGCACTACTTATTGAAGAAGATGGGAAAATTGTTGTTACAGGGCTAACCGGGCATTCCCTTTCTTGGCGGCCTTCTTATACCTATCTGAGCCGTTTATTACCTGATGGTCAGTTCGATCCTTCTTTTGCGGTGGATGGGCAATTTATTGAGTTTATCATTATGTATACAGATGGTACAGAGGCTGTAGATATTTTAAGGATCGGTGATAACTATTATTTGGGCATCCTTGACTCCCCGGAAGGTTTCCACATAGCATTTGGCTTATTGAGTATAACCGACTCAGGTGTTCGGGATACCTCTTTTGGCAATAATGGGGTATACCACAGCGCCGCCTGGCTACCGTTCTACGGAGAAATTGAGCAGATCAGCACCATTGATTCTCAGAGCATTTATCTGGCCGGCACTTATCACACGTTGACCCATAACAACATGATGATCAGCAAGGTCAAATTAACAGACATTATTTCGGCCACAAATGCGCCCCAGGAAACGGAAATAGCCGTATTCCCGAATCCCTGCACCACTGGAAAAATATATTTTGATGCTGCTGGCTCCCTTGTTGGAGAAAACATCACTATACTGCTGTCCGATATGCAGGGGCGGATGGCCTATCAACGCAGGCTGCTTCCTGTTGCAGGCGTAAACGAAGTAGATATTTCCAGCGTATCCAACGGCATATATAGGTTGGAACTGGTGGGGAGGCATTTCCGGCAGGTAAGGAAGTTGATTGTTCAGCATTAA
- a CDS encoding nuclear transport factor 2 family protein, which yields MEEKIRNYLQSLESGDYQQVMRLFAPGAVVHSPLYGFRPAREFYRELLADSAASRIHLLHIYHQPGSRRSAVHFTYEWTLADGGQAVFDCVDLFEWDEEQKITQLKIIYDTSQTRPAFERQRNQRP from the coding sequence ATGGAAGAAAAGATCAGGAACTACCTCCAAAGCCTGGAGTCGGGCGACTATCAACAAGTGATGAGGCTCTTTGCCCCGGGGGCAGTAGTCCACTCGCCCCTTTACGGCTTCCGGCCCGCACGGGAATTCTACCGGGAATTATTGGCCGACAGCGCCGCCTCCCGAATCCATCTGTTGCACATATACCACCAACCCGGCAGCCGGCGGTCGGCCGTTCATTTTACCTACGAATGGACGCTGGCCGATGGCGGCCAGGCCGTTTTCGATTGTGTCGACCTCTTTGAATGGGACGAAGAGCAGAAGATCACCCAACTGAAGATCATTTATGACACCAGCCAAACCCGCCCTGCCTTCGAGCGCCAACGCAACCAAAGGCCTTAG
- a CDS encoding ligase-associated DNA damage response exonuclease, with protein MPLLEFNDKGIYCPPADVYIDPWKPVERALITHGHADHSRWGNKHYLCTESAKPVIRYRLGDVQIQTVRFGEKLSHNGVDFSFHPAGHILGSAQIRVEHQGEVWVVSGDYKLEDDGLSEPFEPVPCHTFITESTFGLPVYRWQEQSKVFEEINAWWRKNKAERKVSLLTAYALGKAQRLMRGLDESIGPIFTHGAIENTNQVMRRQGVRLPKAKKVSAKFKKEDYVGGMVIAPPSALSAPWMRKFKPLSIGIASGWMALRGARRRRAADRGFILSDHADWNGLNEAITATGAERIIVTHGYTNIFTRWLREERGLEAYEAQTEFEGELPEINEAESQRET; from the coding sequence ATGCCGCTACTTGAATTCAACGATAAAGGCATCTACTGCCCGCCCGCCGATGTGTACATCGACCCCTGGAAGCCCGTCGAACGGGCCCTGATTACCCACGGCCATGCCGACCACTCCCGATGGGGCAACAAACACTACCTTTGCACCGAGTCGGCTAAACCGGTTATACGGTATCGCCTGGGCGATGTGCAGATTCAAACGGTACGCTTCGGCGAAAAACTTTCCCACAATGGAGTGGATTTCTCTTTTCACCCCGCTGGGCACATCCTGGGCTCCGCTCAGATTCGGGTAGAACATCAAGGGGAAGTATGGGTGGTTTCCGGCGATTACAAATTGGAAGACGATGGCTTGTCTGAACCGTTTGAGCCAGTACCCTGCCATACCTTCATCACAGAATCTACCTTCGGGCTACCGGTATATCGCTGGCAGGAACAAAGCAAAGTATTCGAAGAGATCAACGCCTGGTGGCGAAAGAATAAGGCGGAACGAAAAGTGAGCCTGCTCACCGCCTACGCCCTGGGCAAGGCCCAGCGCCTGATGCGCGGCCTGGATGAAAGCATCGGCCCGATCTTCACCCACGGCGCTATTGAAAACACCAACCAGGTGATGCGCCGCCAGGGCGTGAGGCTGCCCAAAGCCAAAAAAGTGTCCGCAAAATTTAAAAAGGAAGATTACGTCGGCGGCATGGTGATTGCTCCGCCCTCCGCCCTGAGCGCCCCCTGGATGCGCAAATTCAAACCGCTCTCCATCGGCATCGCCTCCGGATGGATGGCCCTGCGCGGCGCCCGCCGCCGCCGGGCCGCCGACCGCGGCTTCATCCTCTCCGACCACGCCGACTGGAACGGCCTCAACGAGGCCATCACCGCTACCGGCGCCGAACGCATCATCGTCACCCACGGCTATACCAATATCTTCACCCGTTGGCTGAGAGAGGAAAGAGGGCTGGAAGCTTATGAGGCTCAAACGGAGTTTGAAGGAGAATTGCCGGAAATTAACGAGGCGGAAAGCCAGAGAGAGACTTGA